ATCCCTGCGGCATGGCGCAGCTCGATGCGGTGGCGCTGGCCGTAGTCGAAGGACAGCATCGTCACCTCGGAGTTGCAGGCGACCAGCCAGTACGCCAACACGGTGGAGTCCAATCCGCCGGAGGCGACGAGCACCGCATGTCGAGGCGGACGCAACATGTAGGCCTCAGCGAACACGGCCACCACCCCGTCGAGCACCGGCGACCGACCGGCAGGCGGCGACCACGACGCTCTGCGGAGGAAGCGACCCGGCGACAACGGCGGCGCCGTCCCACCACCGCGGTCCTTCCCGCCCGACACACGAGTCGGTCACGGTGAACAGAGTTCCCACCGGTGCGAAACGGATGCCCACGAGCGCCAGCTCTTCCTGAATGGAAGGGCGTAGTGGCATACGGGGGCCCGTGAGCAGCGTCCATTCGACATCGCCGTCAACGCCCAGAATCGGTGCTCGCATGAGACGCACGGTGAGGAAGGCGTCAACCTGCGCCGCCACGCCCGAGGGCATCGTCACCGCGTCCACACCGTCGCCCAGAACCAGCCGACCAGGTGCCACCGGGTTGCTGCCTGGGGCGACATTCGGCATCCGACCCACGTCGAGCAGGAGGTGTTGTCGAGAAGAAGTCATTCGTCACGGCTCCCTGATGAACGAGCAGAGATTGGGACGTGGCGGGGCCGGAGGCATCGGGGCCGGTCCGGCCCCGCCACGGGTCTTCGCGGGGCAGGCCGCCGCCAACCGGATGAGGTCGGCACCGCGGCCGTGGCCATAGAGGGCATGTCAAGCGGTACGGCCGGCGATCCGACCGCCATCGCGGTGATCAGCCGGGTGGGACAGGCCGCCGTCGCACTGAGCTCGGTAACCAACCGATCAGCGCAAAGCCGGAGTCCAGCGCGTTCGTGGACGCACGCCAGTGCGCGGTGTCGGGAAACCTGTCGACGGCTCGCCGTCGTCACCGCGCAGCAAGCCGCGAGCAGACCCGCGACGATGGCAGGCGTCAGAAGTCAGGTGACCGAGACCCGTCCCGCCGAACACGGCCGCCGAGCACACACCGGACCGTCAGTCGCATCTCACGCATCAGCCGCGTGGGCTCATGCCTGGGGCATCGCAGAACCTCACGTCCTGCGAATCGCTGCGAGAGCGTCATCACCAACTCCAAAGATCAGCGAGTCCCTTGCCCTGAACCCGACACGGGTTCAGCATCGAATTCGATGCCCTCAGCTGGAGGTAGGAAGCACTCCTCCACCTCTGCATCCGGCACCGAACCGAGCTAAACCGGCCCGATCAAGATCGACCAGAGCGTCGGCGCTACGGGACCACGGCGCTGACGCGGCGTCACCCGAGCTGACCTGCGCATTCGGTTCCCGATGATCAACGGGTCGTCACCCGTACCGGGTATCGGAGGACAGCCGCTCCTCAAACCCGATCCCTGGCACGCACGATGCCGGTTCGACATCGATGAGAGGACCACGAAATCGAGATGCAGCACGCGACTGGATGTGCGGTCGCCGGCGAACGGGAATGCGGCGGCGCATCAGGCGACGGGAAGCACGCTCGCCGCTGGGCTACGTGCCTTGATGCCTCAGCGATCCGTGTTGTGCACGGCCGTGAGCCGCATCGATCGCCTACGTCGACGCGCTGCATGTCACCGGCCCCAATGAAGAACACAGAGCCGTGGTCTAGGCTTTTCCTGGACGAGTCGATTCAAGGAGAGACATGTCCGTCGTCGAGTTACGCAACGACTTAGCAGGATTGATGGAGATATTGGATGCCTTCCCCGCCAACCGGCTGACGTATGCGGCATCGACCGCGGACTCAACACTGCAACGTGTTCTCGCGTCGAGCGCGGCAGTGTCCGCTGATCAGGCTTACCGTCGCAGTGCAGCGGCCCGCCGTGATGTCGACAGGAGTGCGCAGGACATTCAGGACTGCCACCGTGCACTGCACGAGTATATGAAAGTTCTATGATGTCCGTAGAAGCGCTCGCCACCGAGCTGTTCATGGTGCAGGCAGACCTTCCCATCGCGGAGGTCTTGGCCGAGGCCGACCGTATCGACGGGGTTCTTCAGCACGTCGCGATCCTCGCGCAGGAGTCACGGAATCCGCTGCTCAGGCAAGCGCGAGACGGGCTCACTCGTGCCCGCGACTCCCTCCGTCGCACCGCAGGACACTGGGGAGCTGTCGGAAACCATATCGACGAGTACGTGAACCAGGTGCTGGGGTTGATGACGAACGCATCCGTCAACGAACCCCTGCCACCGCAACAGGCTCTTCCCGCGACGTCGCCTACGCCACCCACTGGCGGTCGGCCGACCACGCCCACCGGGATCAGCGATCAGAAGCAGAACCGCCACGTACTCGGTACGCACGAGCACGCACAACGCAGACGGACCACCTCGGGCTCATCGTGCTTCTTCGACCGGGAAGAAGCGGACCGCCTGTGTTACGCGGCGTGGCATCGTGGCACAGCACTCGATATCGCCAGGTCTCACATCCGGGAGTACGACTTCGGCCGCCCCGTCGGAGTCGACCACACCGGCAGATACCAGAGCCGCGTGCGTGCACACCTCGACCACCGAGGGCGCCTCCACGGCCACCCGTGCGGACCGCCCTTCACCCGAGACCACAAGGGGACCCCGTGACACAGGACCTCACGGCCCTGATCCGACAGGCCTACGGCGGCGACCTCACCCGACCCGTCTCCTTCTTCATCGACACCCAACTCAAGCAACGCCCCTACGATCCCGTGATCAACGACCTGGGCGAACTCGGTCTGCAACTTCACGAGTTCACCGACCCCAACTTCTACGTCGCCTTCGGATACAAGATCACCGACGACACCCCCGTCACCTCCAGCTGGGTGCTGGAGTTGTCGATGGTCGGACGCTTCGGCGTCCTGGCCCGGACCGCCCACAACGAGTGGCATCGGCTCCTCTATCCCGCCGAGCCCGACCTACACCCCATCGAAGCCGCCATGCTCGACATCCTCACCACACACCAGATCACCCTGCCCACCCGTCAGGAACTCGAACAACCTCTGGAGATGACCCTCGACTTCACCGACCCCGAAAACGTCCGTGTCTACCACGCCCTCTTCTCCGACGAGGATCTCCTCCCCTGGCAATTCTCACCGTTGTATCGGCCCTCGTAGGGGCTATGACGACGCGGGGAGAGGGACAGCGTTGGAATCCTGGCCGCCCGTTGCGAAGCCTCGTAGGGACTATGAAGACCGCAGCCGCTGCTGTAGGAGTTCGGCGGTCTCCACGTTGCGAACTCTCGTAGGGACTATGCGGACCCGATCGCCTCGGCGGCGGCCTCCGACCACCGGCCTCATTGCGAACCCTCGTAGGGACTATGAGGACTCCCGTTCGACGCGCCACCACAGGACCGCGGCGATGTTGCGAACCCTCGTAGGGGCTATGAGGACCCGGTCCTGGGCCAAGGCCTCGGCCAGATCAACGCGTTGCGAACCCTCGTAGGGACTATGCGGACCCACGGGACGCCCTCGCGGCGTTCGACCGCGCGCACCCGTTGCGAACCCTCGTAGGGACTATGAGGACGGGACCTTCCTGGGCCGGTTCAGGCTGCCGTTCTCGGTTGCGAACCCTCGTAGGGACTATGAGGACTTCGCGGGTGTCCAGGCCCGACGTGCCGACCCTCGAGTTGCGAACCCTCGTAGGGACTATGAGGACCGGGGGTCACCTGCCCCGGCTCGGTCTCGTCGATCATGTTGCGAACCCTCGTAGGGACTATGAGGACCGGGAGCGCGCGGGCATGCCTGCCCCGAGTGCGCGTGTTGCGAACCCTCGTAGGGACTATGAGGACCCGGACGGACGGGACGGGCCGGTCGGCTGGGCCGGGAGTTGCGAACCCTCGTAGGGACTATGAGGACCCGACGCGGCGACGGTGACGGTGACGGCCCTCGGGCGTTGCGAACCCTCGTAGGGACTATGAGGACACCTACACCGCCCTGTCCATCGCGACCGCCCTCGCGTTGCGAACCCTCGTAGGGACTATGAGGACCCGAGAGTAAAGTCGCAGGTCAGCACCTCTGTCACCGACGCTTTGGAGGCTGATTCTTCAGATATCCTCCGGTTTGACGTGGAGGCCCGGGGGTTCGCTGAAGATGAGTGGGTCTCGGTGATGATGGTCATCGGCTAGTGAACAGCCCCCTCTCCGTCAGTGGGGACCTCTTCACGACGCGCATAACGGCATCCCTTGCTCGTCCGGACTGCTCTGCTGGCCGTCGAGCCAGACCTGGGCGTACTCGCCCGCGCCGAGTCACGACCACCGGCTCGGTCCTCGTGACGTCCAGCACAACCCACTCGGGTCAGTTGCTCTTCAGGACGGATGTTACGGCTTGGACCCGAGCGCCTCAATCGTGCTGAAGTGAGCCGCCCCGGCACACGAGACGAACCTGATCAGTTCACCCCGCGTTCTGCATGTCTGTCGGCCGCGAAGCGGTGTACACCGCCACCCAACGGCGGTCAGTACTACCCATCGTCGAAGTCGCGCTGCTGAAACAGCATCCGCAGGGCACCCCACCGGCAGCCGCCTGGAGACAACTGCACCCAGCGCGAGTCGCCCATGACAGGCCGCTACGTCGCCCGTACTTCGGCACGCGCTGCTTGGAGCGCTCCGCGGTTGCGTCGGCTGGCTCCTGCCTTCTGCGCGGTGAACCAGCCCCCAGCCCGAGTGATGTCTCAGACCCTCTCTATCAGGCGCGGCCTCGGCCCCTCATCTCGCGGGGCTTGCCGCTCCACGTGCCTTCGTCCGTCAAGTTCCCTACTCACGTGGGCGGAGCGGCTGAGCTAGAACGTTTACAGCCGCACCGCTTCCCGCCGTATTCGGAAGCTAGTCCCTTTCAGCCGTAGTTTCAGCGAACCTCTGTCGATGCATCGCCAGGCGTAGGTCCGCTGAAGTGAGCGATGCAGCCGGAGGCCCTCGGGCGCCGAATCGTTGGGCTGTATGGGTGAAACTCAGAGGGATTTGCCAGCATGATCGGCGGCTCGAATCCCGGTGGCGGCCGAGGTTCAGGACCGGAGTCGGCTACGCTGCCCCTGCCTGCACAGGCTGGTCATCGTCCCGCGTTCGGGGTAGCAACGCGGCTCCTTTCATGCTTGTTCGTGTTGCGGCAGGCGTACTCATCGCCCCTGGTGGTAGGGGTTTCGGGGTGACACCGGAAGGATCGGTGTCACCCCTTTCTGGTATCTGATGTCGCGTGCCGTTCCGCTGATGCCGAGTCGTTCCCAGTGGTGTGGTCTTGCACTACGAAGGGCTGTCGTCTTCGGGTTCTCCCGCACCGAAATCTGAGCATTAAAGGTGCCGCCGATGCTGTGCTATTAGTTCACCGTGAACAGAGTTCTGGAGGTGTCATGCGGCTGCGGGTGGAGGTGACCACGGCGGCTCGGGAGATCCCGTGGCGGGATGTGCTGCGGCCGGGGCGAGGGATCGTCTACGAGATCCTTTCCGAGTTCGCGCCCGAGCTCGGGGCCCGACTGCACGAGTCGGGTTGGGGGCCCTATCGGATGGTGCCGGTGGGGCACAGCGCACCGCGATTCTCCGGTGCTGCTCGGCGTCGCGATCGTGGCCGCTACGTGACCGGCGGGCCTGGCGTCGTGGAGTTCTCCAGCCCGATTCCTGAGGTCGTCGAGGCGTTGACTGCGGGATTGTCGCAGGCCCGGGTTCTGGACTGGGGCGGGACGGCCCTTCGGGTGTCGGGCGTGACGGCGGTGGAGCCGCCGGAGTTCTCCGCCGGTACGGCGCGGATGGCGTCGGTGACGCCGGTGGTGGTGAAGGGCCCGCCTGCGGGGGACGACGCGGGAGGTCGGGTGCGGGCGCAGCGGTGGTTGTTGCCGGGTGAGGCGGAGTGGGAGGTGTTCTTCCTGCGGAATCTGCGACGGAAGGCGGAGTCGTTGGGGCTGGATCCCGAGGTGGGGTTGACGGAGGTATGGCGGGTCGGTCCGAAGCGGTCGTTCGCGGTGGGTGACGGCAAGAAGGTCGGTGCGGAAGTCGGGGTGACGCTGGCCGGGGCGCCGGAGACGCTGCGGGCGGTGTCGTCCTGGGGGCTGGGTGTCGCGAATCTCGCCGGGTTCGGGTCAGTGGCGTCATGAGCATCTCGACGGCTGCGACCGCCGGGGGCCTCGTGGAGTTGACCGCGCATCCGATGCAGCGGGCCGGCGCGTTCGCCTTGGCGGCGTTGGCCCGGAGAGACCATCCGCACGAGGTCGGTGAGGAGGAGTTCGGCGCGGCCTGGACCTTGATGACCGACGATGCCGCTGCGGCGACCCGACGTCTGGATGCCAAACAGCCGGGTGCGTTCCTGCTGGCGGCCAGCTATGGGTTGTGGCCGAACTGCAAGATGAACATCGCGGCAATCCGGAAACTACCGGCCGACAAACGGGTTGAGGCGGTCGAACAATGGCGGGCACCACGCGGCCCTGCTTCCTGGCCCGATGCGGACTGCGTGTTGTGTGGTCGAGCGGCGTGCGGGTTCTTCGGGAAGGTCGACGTCCCGCTGGCGATGTCGGTGAAGTACCGCAACACCACGGTGCCCGGTCACCCCGGGTTGGCGCTGTGTCGGGGGTGCTTGGCCAGCTTCTATGCCCTCCCTTATGCCTGCCATTTCCACAGCGGGCGGGCGGCGATCCTGCACAGCTGGGATGAGGCCTTCCTCGGCCCGGCAGTCCGAGGTCAAGTGATCGACACGCGTCGACGGATCGCGAGCATGTCCACGGAGAAGCCTGCGAAGACGGCCTATGCCCGTGAGCAGCTGGCGTTGGAACGGCTCCGCCGGTACTCGCATCCGGTGACGGCGGACGTGTCGCTGATCGTGTTCGCCAACGGCAACCAAGAGCAGGAGTTCAGCGAGTATCGGATCAGTCTGCCGCTGGCGACCTGGTTGCGGTCCACCGCCCGGCAGCCGGAGCGGAAGTCGGCATGGTCGGCGTTGGAGCGGGCCTGTCACTCTGAGCGGTTCGCCGGGCCATCGGCCCTCGCCGGGCTGCTGGTCCATGAGCCACATCGGATTGCCGGGCAAGTGGCTCGATACATCTCGACGCGAACGGCCGACTCCCGAGGGTCGGAACTCGCCGATGAGGTCACCGGACTCGTGGCGTTGCTCCAGTCATTCGTGAGAGAGGTTCAGCAAGTGAACGAGCAACAGCTCCAAGAGATCGTCGAAGTTGGAAACCGAGCTGCCGCCTTGATGACCGTGACAAGGAAGAAGGTGAATACCCTCGTGGTGGCTCACCGCAAGTCACGCGACCTCCGCCGCTGGCTGAACCGCTGCACCGTGGACTGGCTCCTGGAACACGCGAATCCGGCGCTGACCAGCATCGCCGATACCAGTCGCCCGTTCATCTCACCCAGCCAATTGCACTGGTTGTTCAAGTACGGCGACGAGGCGTGGCTGTTCCGGAACCTGCTGTTCACGGCCGTGCTGGCCGAACTGCAGCGCCTTGGTCACCAACCTGATGCCGAAGACACGCAAGAGATCAAGGACGCCCTCGACGAGGACGTCACCGACAAGGAGGACGAGCAGTGACGTACCTGGTGGGAACACTGATTCTGGAGATCAAGGCAGGGGCGCCGAACAACGGCCGAGGCGAGGACAACGTCGCGAAGGTCAAGTCGACCCGCGTCGGGATGAAGACCTACCCGTATGTCTCCGCGCAGGCGCTGCGTCGCTGGTGGCGGGACTCGCTCCCGGCGAGCGAGGAGCGCGCTCCGGTGGTGCGCTCGGGCAAGGGGAAGAAGCAGCAGGCCTACACCGTGGGTCGGGGGGATCTGTACCTGGACGATGACCTGTTCGGCTACATGGTCGCGGTGGAGAAGAAGTCGTTCAACCGGGACACCGTGCTGGCGGTGGGCACCGCGATGTCGGTGGCACCACGACAGATCACGCAGGATTTCGGCACGATGAGCCGGGGCTTCGAGGTCGGTGCCGATCCGGTGATCCATGAGCACGAGCACTACACCGGTGACCTGTCCAGCCCGCTCCTGCTGGACCTGCCGCGCATCGGAACCTTCCAACTCAACGGCAAGGGCAACCGGCCGGATCTCGCCGAGGAGGTCGTCGAGGAGGTTCGCGCAGGCGGCATCGAGGAGGTCGACTTCCGGTTCGGCACGGCGCTACGGCTGCCCATCGCGGAGCGGCGCAGGCGGGCGGCGGTGCTGTGGCGGACGCTGGCGGAGCTGCGGGGCGGGGCCAAGCAGTCGCTGCACTATGGGGAACGGTCTCCGGCGCTGGTCGTGCTCGCCCCGGTCAAGGGCGGGAATAATCCCTTCACCCGGTTGATCGGCCACGATCTCGGGGCCACGGTGGTCGACGTCGAGGTGCTGAAGGAGGAGATGGCGGCCTGGGCCGACGAGCTCGACGGCCCGGTGCTCATCGGCTGGGCGCCCGGCTATCTGCCCGATCAGCGTGCGCAGGCCCGTAGTGCTCTCGGGGAGCTGATCGCCGACGGCCAAGTGGTCTTCGGTCATCCTCGGGTGATCCTGCGCGACCTTGCCGACTCGCTGACCAGCGGAGACCACGACAGCTGGTTCGAGGATCCCTCGTGAGCATCCCGGCGCTGGAGGTGACCGTCGCTGCGCCGGTCGCCTCCTTCCGTAACCCGCTGTACCCCAACATGCAGGTCGGTCTGCCGTGTCCACCGCCGTCCACCGTCGGGGGCCTGCTCGCCGCTGCGTCGGGCAGCTGGGCCCGCGTCCCGCAGCACACCCGGTTCGCCATGGCCTTCCACGTCGAGGCGGCGGGCAAGGACCTGGAGACCTTCCATCCCCTGGCCGAGGTCGGAGAGAAGACCACGCCGGATCCCAAGGACCGAGACTACCTCTGGGGGACCGCCCTGACGCTGTGGCTGCTCGAGGATCTCGACCTCTGGGCAGCCCGACTGCGGCGGCCCGTGTGGCCGTTGCACCTGGGGCGCAGCCAGGACCTCGCGTCGGTGCGAACCCGTCGTGTCGACCTGGACGAGGCTCGCGGTGAGCAGCGACGCGCGGTGATCCTCGACCATCCTGAGGCCAGCGGAACGCGCCTGCGGCTGACCACGGCGGTCAGGGAGGACCGCAGTCACACCCGCTGGGACGACTACCGCTATGCCGACCCCCTGACCACCGAACACTCGTCTCCACCGGGCAACCGGCTCCCGGTCGGCTGGTCCACCGACACCGGTCAGGGCGTCGCCCTGCTGCCCGCGTTCCACCCGGCGCTGGTGGAGGCGCGATCGTGACCGACGACCTCGACCACCTGTGGGCCAAGAGCCCCGACGAACACGATCCCGCAGCCGGCGGCGAGCGGCTCACCACCCACAGCGAGTACACCCGTGCCGCCGTCCCGCTGATCCGGCGGCGCGTCGGCCGGCTCCGCGCGCTGCCGGAGACGTGGTGGCCTGCCGCCGAGTTGGCCGGGCTGCTCCACGACTGTGGGAAGTGCGACTGCGGATTCCAGTGCCTGGTACACCAGGGCGTGCCGTGGGGACAGCGTCACGAGGTCCTGTCGCTGGGCTTTGTGGGGCTGCTCGTCCCGGACTCCGCCGAGCGAGACCGGATCGCGGCAGCGGTGGTCACCCATCACCGGCCGCTGTTCGATCGGACCGGGGAGAGGCCCGTCGACTGGGCGATCCTGCCGATCAACCTCACCGACGACGAGCAGGCGCTGGGTCAGACGTTCACGGTCGCCGAGGACGAGGACACCCTACGTCGACTGCTTCGCTGGTACGCCGATCACGCGACGCGCCACGGACTGGCGGTCGACACCTCGCGGGTGGAGACGGCCACCCGGGACGACGTTCGCGCGGCGACCCTCGACCTGCTGCAGCGGCTCGCGAAACGCTGGCGCCCACTCAGCTTCGCCACCGCCGCCGACGACGACGGACTCGCCCACGTGCTGCTGCTGGGTGCGGTGACCTTCGCCGACCACATCGCCTCGGGTCACGGCGAGCTGCTGCTCACCGAGCCGCTGGCTGGCTACGGCGGCCGAGTCGCCACCCGGCTCGCCGCCGCCGGACACTACCTGGCCGAGCATCAGGTCACCGCCGTGACGGTGTGGCACCTGCTCCTGGTGGCTCCCACCGGCAGCGGGAAGACCGAGGCCGGGCTGATGTGGGCGGAGCGGGCCTGGCAGGAGATCGCCGCGGACACCGGAGGCCACCCTCGGGTGTTCTACCTCCTGCCGTTCCTGGCCTCGATCAGCGCGATGGTCCGTCGGCTCCGCGACGGCGATCGCCTCGCCGACGTCGGAGTCGTGCACTCCAAGGCGGGCACCTTCCACCTGCACGAGCTCACCACCGCCCGCACCACCGATCGGCCCGACCCGGGCGAGGAACTGCTACTGGAGGATGCCGCCACCGCACTGGAGCACGTCCAGGCCAGTAAGGATCATCGGGAGCAGCTCCGCGTCACCACGCCCTATCAGCTGCTGCGTGCGGCGTTCCTCGGCGCCTCGGAGTCATCGACACTGCTGGACACCGCCAACAGCGTCTTCGTCTTCGACGAACTTCACGCCTACGAGCCCGACCGGCTCGGGATGATCCTGGCGATGATCGGCCTCTGGGTCCACCGACTGGGCGGCCGGGTGGGCATTCTCAGCGCCACCCTGCCCCGGCGATTCCGCACGATCCTGCACGACACCATCGGCGACACCCTGACCACCGTCGACGGATTCACCGCCGACGACCGACCCTTGCGTCACCGCCTGCGGATCAGTCAGGACCACCTCACCTCCGAGGCCTCCATCGCCCGCATCACCGAAGACCTGCGTGCCGGGCGGGCGACGCTGGTGGTCACCAACAACGTCGCCGACGCCCTCGAGCTCTATCAGCGACTCGGCCCCATCGCCCACGAACAGGGCGACCCGGCGATGCTGCTGCACGCGCGCTTTCGCAACGATCACCGCGCCGCGATCGAAGAACGGATTCTCCGATGCTTCGGCGCGGGCACGCCGCAACGCCGAGGTCTCCTCGTGGCGACCCAGGTCGTCGAAGTCAGCCTGGATGTCGACTTCGACGGCCTGCACACCTCCGGAGCCACGCTGGAGGCCCTGCTGCAGCGCTTCGGCCGCGTCAACCGCCGCGGTGAGCGAGAACCGGCGCCCGTCTGGATCTGTGCGCCGGACTACCGCACCCGACGCGCACGCCGCCGCGGCAGCAGCGCCGACGAACTCTGGGCCGACGGCGTCTACGCCGAGCAGCCCACGCGATTGGCCTGGCAACACCTCGTCCCGCACGACGGAGAGTGCATCGAC
This genomic stretch from Actinoalloteichus hoggarensis harbors:
- a CDS encoding CRISPR-associated endoribonuclease Cas6 — protein: MRLRVEVTTAAREIPWRDVLRPGRGIVYEILSEFAPELGARLHESGWGPYRMVPVGHSAPRFSGAARRRDRGRYVTGGPGVVEFSSPIPEVVEALTAGLSQARVLDWGGTALRVSGVTAVEPPEFSAGTARMASVTPVVVKGPPAGDDAGGRVRAQRWLLPGEAEWEVFFLRNLRRKAESLGLDPEVGLTEVWRVGPKRSFAVGDGKKVGAEVGVTLAGAPETLRAVSSWGLGVANLAGFGSVAS
- the cas7i gene encoding type I-B CRISPR-associated protein Cas7/Cst2/DevR; protein product: MTYLVGTLILEIKAGAPNNGRGEDNVAKVKSTRVGMKTYPYVSAQALRRWWRDSLPASEERAPVVRSGKGKKQQAYTVGRGDLYLDDDLFGYMVAVEKKSFNRDTVLAVGTAMSVAPRQITQDFGTMSRGFEVGADPVIHEHEHYTGDLSSPLLLDLPRIGTFQLNGKGNRPDLAEEVVEEVRAGGIEEVDFRFGTALRLPIAERRRRAAVLWRTLAELRGGAKQSLHYGERSPALVVLAPVKGGNNPFTRLIGHDLGATVVDVEVLKEEMAAWADELDGPVLIGWAPGYLPDQRAQARSALGELIADGQVVFGHPRVILRDLADSLTSGDHDSWFEDPS
- the cas5 gene encoding CRISPR-associated protein Cas5, translated to MSIPALEVTVAAPVASFRNPLYPNMQVGLPCPPPSTVGGLLAAASGSWARVPQHTRFAMAFHVEAAGKDLETFHPLAEVGEKTTPDPKDRDYLWGTALTLWLLEDLDLWAARLRRPVWPLHLGRSQDLASVRTRRVDLDEARGEQRRAVILDHPEASGTRLRLTTAVREDRSHTRWDDYRYADPLTTEHSSPPGNRLPVGWSTDTGQGVALLPAFHPALVEARS
- a CDS encoding CRISPR-associated helicase/endonuclease Cas3; amino-acid sequence: MTDDLDHLWAKSPDEHDPAAGGERLTTHSEYTRAAVPLIRRRVGRLRALPETWWPAAELAGLLHDCGKCDCGFQCLVHQGVPWGQRHEVLSLGFVGLLVPDSAERDRIAAAVVTHHRPLFDRTGERPVDWAILPINLTDDEQALGQTFTVAEDEDTLRRLLRWYADHATRHGLAVDTSRVETATRDDVRAATLDLLQRLAKRWRPLSFATAADDDGLAHVLLLGAVTFADHIASGHGELLLTEPLAGYGGRVATRLAAAGHYLAEHQVTAVTVWHLLLVAPTGSGKTEAGLMWAERAWQEIAADTGGHPRVFYLLPFLASISAMVRRLRDGDRLADVGVVHSKAGTFHLHELTTARTTDRPDPGEELLLEDAATALEHVQASKDHREQLRVTTPYQLLRAAFLGASESSTLLDTANSVFVFDELHAYEPDRLGMILAMIGLWVHRLGGRVGILSATLPRRFRTILHDTIGDTLTTVDGFTADDRPLRHRLRISQDHLTSEASIARITEDLRAGRATLVVTNNVADALELYQRLGPIAHEQGDPAMLLHARFRNDHRAAIEERILRCFGAGTPQRRGLLVATQVVEVSLDVDFDGLHTSGATLEALLQRFGRVNRRGEREPAPVWICAPDYRTRRARRRGSSADELWADGVYAEQPTRLAWQHLVPHDGECIDEIHAQHWLDAVYDSDWGRDWEQQVRRAQHRFASGFLDFTSPFDSRDHLKEDFYATFDGTEAVLAEDLPAYRAERRRGKTGEGRLLASRFLIPLPDHLRSRSKYAGRLGVTVINGDYDPELGLKGILEDQRYQPGEIL